TTTCGCCCGAGTTTCGCCTCTACTTGCCTGATTTTATCTATGTTGGATTTATGGTATTCGTGCGTGCCGTGGCTGAAATTTAGCCTAAAAGCATTGACTCCGGCTAAGACTAATTGCTCCATAACCTCTATGGATTCGCTGGCCGGTCCGACCGTGGCTAGGATTTTGGTTTTTTTATTCATGGATACCCCTTTTCGCGCAATTTTACCAAATTTTTAAAAAAAATAAGTATAATCGGCCAATTTATTTTAAGGAGCAAAAATGAAAAAGTTTTTAGCGGTTTTGGCTGCTTTCGGTTTAGCGCTAGGCGCGAACGCGGCAGACAAAACCTATAAGCTAAAGCTAGCCAGCACCTGGGAGAGCACGACTCCGGTTTTGGGCGACGCAGCGAAAGAATTTAAACGCGTAGTAGAGACGCTAAGCGATGGCAGGCTAGAGGTGAGGATAGACTATCCGTCTAAGCATAAGGCGCCGTTTGGTATCCTAGATTTCGTAAAAGGCGGCCAGTACGATATCGGCTACACGGCGTCTTACTACTACAAGGGCAAGGACGCAAATACTATGTTTTTTACCGCCGTACCTTTTGGTATGACCGCAACCGAGCTTCGCGCTTGGTATGAATTCGGCGGCGGCAAGCAGCTAGAGGAAAAAGTTTACGACAAATACAATATCAAAGTTTTCCTTGCGGGGGATACCGGCACGCAAATGGGCGGCTGGTTTAAAAAAGAGATCAAAAGTGTAGAGGATTTAAAGGGCCTAAAAATCAGGATCCCCGGCTTTGGCGGCGAGGTGATGGCGCGCGTGGGAGCGACGATAAACACGATCCCA
This region of Campylobacter showae CSUNSWCD genomic DNA includes:
- a CDS encoding TRAP transporter substrate-binding protein, with translation MKKFLAVLAAFGLALGANAADKTYKLKLASTWESTTPVLGDAAKEFKRVVETLSDGRLEVRIDYPSKHKAPFGILDFVKGGQYDIGYTASYYYKGKDANTMFFTAVPFGMTATELRAWYEFGGGKQLEEKVYDKYNIKVFLAGDTGTQMGGWFKKEIKSVEDLKGLKIRIPGFGGEVMARVGATINTIPTGELYMALEMGTIDSVEWVSPAFDMGLGFHKIAKYYYTGWQEPSGQTQFFVNKKTYENLPADLQAVIEAAANEVASMLNSRSFFDNAEYWAKMKAEYPDIEVRSFPQDVMDALRKASDEILDEEAAKDPLFKEILDSQRAFLAKAREWTKISEFSYIQKTTK